The genomic region ttatagtattaaattatttaataataacttACGTATTAGTAGGCATAAGAagtaaagcaaacaaaaaacaacaaaaaaaacaatttatacatttctatggtataaatttgtaaaatacaaataaaagctGCGTATGCTTAAGAATAACAggaataatattaagaagaaaaCATTTAATTGGCTCATCGCTCATCTcatcagacagagagaaagagagagagagagagagagagagagagagagagagagagagagagagagacagagagagagagagagagagagagagagagagagagacacacacacatagagagacttttttacttttgatggtcatttattaaatccaatTATTCGTTCACTTTAGCAGCACATTACACATTCACAAgggaaagtgaataaataaatagataaataattaaataaataaagtagtcaGTTTAtaaagatagataaataaataaatggcacatcaagaaactagttaaaaaaaactaaaaatacacaggaagttaaaaaaaCTCACGTGCAAacagcagttcatcatttaaaacAGTGCACACGGCTCCCCCATAACACCACATCAGCTGGAACTTTTCaaggtcattcatacttttataaaagttgaaatcaaCAAAGTCACTGAAAAATTatggtagcatcatgttgtgtgttctgtgtcactttcttctttctgctggtgtagatggccagtttcgcctggcccaggataaaattgaccagctgacacttgaacctttcttttCTGGTGTATTTAAAACCAAGGATAAAAACCTGTGGGGTAAAAACCGTGTTAAAAAACTCAAAGACACtcgctaaaacactaaaaagtggacgaagtctaaaacagttcataaaagcatgaaacactgtctccctctgtaaaCAGAAAGGACACTCATGTGTGAcctctgggtttaaaatacagataaaagcgtttacagagacaatgccatgcagtattctccactgcaggtcacctgttcttttagttaacggtggtttgtaCAACCTTCGCCACTCTGGCTTTACATCATCGTTCAGCCCAAGGACACTGCGCCAGGGCGTGTCTACCCTCCCGTCTAGCCATCTCTTGttgtaaacttttacacacagtttGTAGAGGCTCTTACCCGAGGCTGTGTTGAGGCCTATAGCTGTTCTTTCCCCATCTCCGAGGAGGGGACCTGAGACCTCTGACAGATTAGGTACAATAGTTAGGACTGGATTGGGCTCACCTTCCTCAGAGCTGACCACCCCAGCGCAGTAGTCCCTGAGCTGCATGCGCTCTTCAGATGTAAGTGCTGACTTCCACCTCTGTAAAAGCTGTGCAACCACACGTACAGACTTTACCCCTAGCTTTGTTGCACCAACTGTTGCAGTGTCACAGTCCTTGTGGAGATCAACGCTCTAGTTAGGGCTAGAGAGATCCTGCTGGTGACATCCAGCCGAGCGCCATGGATGAGAGGTTCATCGAGAAGCCAGCACAGTGACGAACAGTCCTCCTTCTGCAATCTGAACtggttaaaaactttaaaaatacctTGATAAAAAGCAGGTAATCCAGTTAAGCTTAGTtgttttgtgtccattaaaaacagtgaCCTGTCCAGACCCCATCCTCCCACTGTGCGTAGTATTCCGTTCGCAGCTGCTCTCCATGAGAGGTTCTCTGGGCCAGTGAGGAGCTTCTGTACATGACAAAGACGAAAGGCCACAGTCCTGCTGGATAAGTGGATAAGTCCTTGTCCGCTCTCTTCCTTGGGTAGGTATAGAATGCTTTGTGGTAACCAGTGCAGcttgtcccagaagaagtccaccatcaTGGCCTGCAGGTCTGCTAGTAGTCTGGGAGGGGGGTCAGTACAGGCCAGTCTGTGCCATAacactgaagagagagagagagacagagagagagagacagagacagagacagagagagagagacagagagagagagagagagagagagagagacagagagagagagagagagagagagagagggagagagagagagagggagagagagagagagacagagagagagagagacagagagagagaggcacagagagagagggagagacagagagagagagagagagagagacagagacagagagagagagagagagagagagagagacagagagagagagcgagagagagagacagggagagacagagagagagagagagagagagcgagagacagggagagacagagacagagagagagcgagaaagagagagagggagagagagaggaagagagagagagggggggggacagagagagacagagagagagagagaaagagagagagagagagagagaggagagacagacagacagagagagagagagagagagagagagagggagagacagagagagagagagaggggggggagagacagagagagagagagagagagagagggggacagacagagagagagagagagagagagaggggggggggagacagagagggagagacagagagagagagagggggggggggacagagagagagagagagagagagagagagagagagagagaagaaggttCATGTTACTGATATATCACACTATAATAACTGTTACAAACATCTTCAAAATGATGTCTCAGTTCAGCTCTTTCTTTTCTGCTATATTGTTTACACATCTCTGTCTTAATTCATTCGATTTATGTGTccttacattgtgtgtgtacacacacacacacacacacacaataaaaaaataaaatattcagacaGGTATCTATATAAAATTCATTACAGATTTCATCTTACTAGAGAACTATGAATGAGGGGCGTGGCCTGGCGCGGTAAGGGGCGGGTTTGTTTACAGACGTCACCGGCCTCAAGTATAGTCAAAAGCTCCGGACTGTGCGCGAGAATTCTCCGTGAGCACTGCTGCAGGGTCCATTTAAGGTAAATTTAAACCTTTCACTTCTTATCAATAATCGTATAATTCAGATTTATGTTCAGATTGATGCATGGAGGACGAGATGGCGTGGTCAACGAGGCTACTTAATTCTACTGCCCAGAACCTCGCCTGTGGTCCTATCTGATGCAATCGTTCACTCCAACAAAGGTCATTTTATACGGCTTAGCTTGAGCTGTTGACCAcaaatgaccacacacacatgaggatGTGCATTTTGTAGTAGAGTTGTATTTAAACGTGTGCTGTGGCGTATAAAAGAAATATAGGTCACTAGGAATGCGCTCGGAtggacgaatgaatgaatgcacgCATCAGGGATCGCCcatgtattattgttattgttattgtttataaCGCATTAatacaatacactgtgtttattTCGCCAGCTTAATAGCATAAGAGATCATTATATTAATATGCATTCAAATGATCTCAGTCTGATTCggattttttttgcaattattCGGATCATCTCGTTAAAGAAATGTGTTTCTTTCAACCAATTTCAGATCTCTTTATTGCTTAGGTCTAATGCTCTCTATATCTTTATACATATACGTTGTtgagaatgagtgaatgagtaatatataggtgtttgagtgttttagaagagagagagagagagagagagagagagggttaatTCCTGCTCAGAGTTGCATCAGCTTGATGCCAGCTCGCGCTGCTCCGCGCTGCGCTCGCGCTTTAAATGGCGGTGATATATTTGCACCGTGGCATTCATGGCTCTGACGTGTCAGCATTTACCCCACTCATCCAGTCCCTTTGGGCTGCCTTGTAATTGGAAAAGATTATAcgttttgcttttatttatgtgtataaTAACTCAGTTATCCGAGTGCCaaaccccagtgtgtgttgttCCATAGTGCCAGCTTTCATCATGGATTCAAGTCCTCACAGATCCTCAGACTGTTCAGCTAATTTAGTTTAGAAACATGATGATATAATACACGAGAAGTCCAGACTTTAAAGGAAAAGAACCCTGAAatctttcattcctttattcCGGTAACTAAAGAACGACACATCGTATTGTTTATTCATGTGTTATAAACAGTCTACTCCTTACCAGcatttcagatatttttttctgtatctctctcttgctctgaaaagaagaaaacaaaacacagcttaTCGTTTCAGAGTCCTTTCCAAAGcgcggagactccttccaaaaataaactaaataaacgTCTTCTCGCATGTTTTCACCTCAGACCATAGAGCTGATTTAGTTTGGAAACATGATGATATGATACACGAGTAGTCCAGTCTTTAATGAAACAGAACCCTGAAatctttcattcctttattccttttatactgCAGCAATCTATCAGTTATTACAGGCCAGTAACTAAAGATCAGAACAACacattgtatttgtttattaatttattataaacagtctttccctcaccagcacctctcattgtttttttctgtatctctttcttgctctcaaaagcaaaacaaaacacgtCTAATCGTTTTAGAGTCCTTTCCCAAAgagctgacgctggagactccttccaaaaaaaaaggctaaataAACGTCTTCTCGCATTTTCGTCCGGTTCCATCACATCTCTAGCTTCAGGTGTAACAGTCATGTAAATGTTATTCTTTGTCAGTTAAAACAATACACAGATGTTGATGTGACTGGGgtttttctttacagtaaaGTGCAATTACAAGTAAATATATTGATGCACGTATTGCGGGAATGGGtttcatgatttattttgttgGCACGAAAGACTGATCTCttaagtgagaaagaaaaacagatccTCGTGGACGCAAGAACCTAACTGACCGATCTGATATCACATCTGAGTCAACCTGAACTCTTAAAGCAAATCCGTAAAGATTTTCCATCTGAAATGAACTGATGAATACATATTACGTACAGTATATCCCCACGATATGATGTCAAGTCTTGGGCTTGAgttaaacagtttatttttaacattttgtgatgtcATGTCCACAACATTATAATTCGTGACGCTGGGACTGTTACAATACTTATGGCTCACTTGGCTCCAtgtgataataataaacaccCAGTTTATTTACTCGTAATAATTTTCCAGGTCTTATCGTGTCATAATTGGATAATAAGATTTAGAGTTTGGACGAGAGCATACTGGAGAGGAGATCATCTAGCCCCCTCTGGACGTGTTTCTGGGTTCGTTCTCAGGAATACGTGATCCTCCACGCATCTTAACCGAATCAGGGTTACTTTCCTAACCGTAAACAGCTGAGAGTTTTTCGGATCCTGCTCAGGCTCTCATGCCGTCTGCATGTAATTTGGCACCGACCACAAATGGCTCCTGTGGCTCTCTAAACAGTTTAGGCTTATTTCTCCGAATCTGATCGGCTTACGTTTTTCGGTGTAAccgaataaaacacaaacaaaatcataCGTGTTCTGTCACGACACGGTGCGTGTACACGCTATAAAGGATCCCACAGCCTGATATTTAAGTTTGCCGATAAGTTCACTGAGCATCGGTGCTACGGTCTGCTGCATCGAGACATTACTGACCTCCATTTAAAAAGAAGAGGACTTTTAAGAAAGCCTGTGCCTGTGAGGATTTAGCTAATCCTGGCATGCAGACAGACTGTATGAAGCCTGAATGGGCCTTTTATGTACAGCCATACAGTGTCTGTTTGAACCTGAGAAAACaatgaaagtgttttatttaaccACTTCTTCTTTGCAAAATCTATTTTCCTGGAATAACAATAATACTGAAAGGGGAAGTTGCTGCTCTTTTCATTCACATGTAACAGGGTTTGTGTTCAGGTTGTGCTAGTGAGAtctaatgtaaaagaaagaaccaaaacaaaacaaattgaCCCTGAGACTCCTGTTGAAAAATTGTAATAGGTTGTTCTTTATGTAATCAGCTTAAGGTGCAGGATTTATTTCGAGCAAAGCTAATCAGTGAGTCACTCCACAAACTCGCCTCCTCTTTTCTTCTCGCATGCCATCCCGATTTACTCAAGACACGcacctgctcatttattttattttctgttcatACACAGTTGTAGTTTAAAATATTCACCAGCGTAGACTGGGTGCTTGTAGTTAATGGACTGTTTAATTCAGGTGAACACTAAAGAGGATTCAGTGTGGAGGTAACGAGCCATCAGTGGGTATTGTTGGTTCATCAGAGCAATCTGATGTATCGTCATTGACACTATGGCGCACTTTCTCATGGCCACATGCATATCAGCTGGACGGCCTCGTGGAGAACACAAGAAAGAGATTAGCGCCATTGTGCCCTAGCGAGGTGTCGTGCCACATTTAACAACCCTCTGTATTCCCAGAGCAGAACAGTAGTACCCTTGCGAGAGCCTCACGCACGCCGGATGATTAGTGTCCGGAGACACCTACTGAAAAGAATTTCTACAGTCCTTGGGTTCATTTTGCACTCCCTAACCCTCAGCCCTCTTACTCCCTAAAAGTATACTACAGCTCGATTACCATGAACTAGCGAAACCTTTCTTAAATATTGTGCGTTCCTTATGGCTTCTTTCTCACCGAAGCAGTGAATGAATGCAGTCATTGTACAATTTTGTGTAAAGCCTTAGCGCTGAGCTCTTGCTTGTGCCAAGTTTACTCGAACCTTTAAgtttctccaggttctctggcAAGATCAACAAGTCTATCATGCAGATAAAAGGGTCTATTTCAGCCCCTCCATTGTATGCCGAATTACAGGGAtgtttttcttgctttctttgcCAGATTCCTTCTTTGTCTCACCTGTCTTTGATGTATAAACACAGAGCACATACACGCTACTGTACGAGACAAACTGTTTAGGTTTTCACATCCGTACCATGGAACAGGTCATGTAAGGTTTTTTGTCTAAATGACCTCCATATTTTTAGTAGGAAATCCAGTATCTGTGAAGTCCCAGCCGTTCTCAGTCTGAAAAATATTTCTTAGCAAAGGACTTTTATTCCCGAAATCTACCTACAGGTGTCGGTTGCTGATGAACCGTGTTCCATAAACGATAAACGGATGACGCACAGATAAGGCGTGTTGCTGTTAAAAATCGGCCCTGAACCCGCCTCCGCTGAAATAGTGATGTAGGAGTAATGTGTACTGCCATTGTAAATATCAGGAACAGGAACGTCATGGCCTTGGTAAGGAACAAGGCACTCTCGGTCTCATATCAATATTAGTGAAGTTTCACGATAGGCAGTCAGACAGCTGCGTGGACCAGCTCCTGTTCACATTGTCCATCCTTGAACCTCTCTCcatttagaaaacaaaaaaaaaaaagatcacttCAGCTTCCTTTGCTTGAGGTTATCACGACTAGAGTGAACGTTTTCACTGATAGCAATAGCAAGACCTGGCGTTCATGTGAGTGTTATGGTTCCAGCTGGTCAAATATCCGTGGTGAAAATTTACACCGTGTAGCGGAGGCTATCTTGGTTGCAGGCTACTCGGATGACACTGCAGGAACAATTTGTAAAGCTTTGTGAATGGAAATGTATTGTTTGTCActatggagggaaaaaaaatcataatgttTGATGAGCGATTGATCATAATATACTAATATGAATATTCTCAGTTTGAGCAATGAGCTTGAAATGTATTAAATGAGCCCAGGAGTATGATACGGTCagtattactgtaaaaaaaaaaaggcaaaggaTCGACACTGTTTAGTGTGACATTTAGCTCTTGGCTGGAATTCAAAACACAAAATGGAATGAATGATGCTGATCCATCGGTCATGTGAGGATTAGATCccttatgagaaaaaaaaaggaatgattCATTAATCTTTCAGCAAGCAGTAGGCAGGGCTgacacacctacaaacacacacacacacacacaccctatctgtttctttcctaggtgtgtgtataaacaagCCTGTCTGCTGCTGCGTGAGGTCACTCGCATCGACAAACCCCTAAACGTCTCGACTACATTCAGCCATGGTGGACAAACTGGCCTCTGTAGGACGCATGCTGCTGCGGCGCCGTGCTCTGGACTGTTCCAGCGAGGAGACCCGTTTTGCCCGCTGCCTCTCCACTCTGGATCTGGTGGCTCTGGGCGTGGGGTCTACGCTCGGTGCTGGTGTCTATGTTTTGGCTGGAGAGGTAGCAAGAGAGAAGGCAGGTCCTGCTATTGTCCTGTGTTTCTTGGTAGCAGCGCTGTCGTCCATGCTGGCAGGACTTTGCTATGCAGAGTTCGGGGCTCGAGTGCCCAAGACGGGCTCGGCTTACCTGTACAGCTACGTGACCGTGGGAGAAATCTGGGCCTTCATTACTGGCTGGAACCTTATTCTGTCTTATGTCATTGGTGAGTTGTGTGACTGTTACTTTAACGGGAACATTGTGCTTGATTGACATTTGAGACACTGACATCTGAGAATGCGTCTTGTGATGTTCAGGTACGGCCAGTGTCGCTCGAGCCTGGAGCTCCACCTTTGATAACCTGATAGAACAGCGCATCTCCAGCTTCTTCCGGTCGGTCATGGCCATGAAGGTTCCAGGCAATGTGCTCGCAGAATATCCGGACCTGTTTGCCCTCATTCTCATTCTGCTGCTGACCGGTGAGCAAGCTGTTCATGTGGTTGCGTTTATCATTATACATGCTGGCAGAATGTTAGCCAAGagaatgcattttatttatttatttatttatttatttccttcctttcaGGTCTTCTTGCTTTTGGAGTGAGCGAGTCTGCTCTCGTCAACAAAATCTTCACCGGAATCAACCTGGTGGTGTTGAGCTTTGTTATGATCTCAGGCTTTGTAAAAGGCAATACAGCAAACTGGAATCTCACCCAGGATTACTATACCAATgataccatcaacacaacaatgCAGTGAGTCCTGTTCTAATATTTATGACCTCTGGATTGTCGTTTAGCGTCTTTCATTTTGCGTTGCGTCGGATGTGTGAATTACACGCCGATGGTGTTAAGACTTGTTCTTCCATCTTCAGAGACGTGGAGAAACATTTTGGATCTGGTGGCTTTGCACCATTTGGCTTCAGAGGCATCCTGGCTGGTGCGGCCACCTGTTTTTACGCCTTCGTGGGTTTTGACTGCATCGCAACTACAAGTGAGTCCTCATATTCATGCTGAAAACACTGCGTTGTGTCTGTTTATTGCATGCTATGGCTGTTGTGTTGAATCTGAACCTTTATTTCTGTAGGTGAGGAAGCCAAGAACCCGATGCGCTCCATCCCTGTGGGGATCGTCGTGTCACTGCTCATCTGCTTCTTCGCCTATTTCGGTGTATCAGCCGCACTCACGCTAATGATGCCGTATTACAAGCTCAATACCCAGAGTCCTTTGCCTGAGGCCTTCAGCTATGTAGGCTGGGCACCGGCACGATACATAGTGGCCGTGGGTTCACTCTGCGCCCTTTCTACCAGGTAAGATGTACAGAGAGGGCTTTATTGGAGCAAATTTGATTTCCCAAAAGCACCACACTACAAAGTCATCACATTAAGCACTTTGTCTGccagtgaagatgatgattgAGTTTGCAGTGCTTTAAAGAGCATCACTGTCCTAGGAAACTCTTATACTGTGAATGTTTCTCATTCTTCAGTCTTCTAGGCTCCATGTTTCCCATGCCACGTGTAATCTATGCTATGGCTGAGGACGGGCTGCTGTTCCGCTCTCTCTCCAGCATGAACAACCGCACCAAAACCCCGCTCCTGGCCACGGTGGTGTCTGGACTTGTAGCAGGTCAGAAAAGTTCTGCTTAGGTGCTCTGTGACTGAGACCAGAAGCATTTGATTTTTGTCATTCCCTAAATTTTGGAAGCAGCTTTAGATTAAGTGTTAAAGTTGTAGTTTTTTCCACATTCCATCTTTGTGTTAAATAACTCATAGACATTAAAGCTGCAGCTTTGTAATTAAATGCAACaagtttaattaaatgtttttcttgCATTTTCTTATCAATACATAATAGAAAAGTctgtgattttatatttttacggTATCACCCAACCCTTGTTAAATAAAATGGTTGCAGATAGCTAATATTATTCTTTAATTTTTGGTAGCACTCATGGCTTTCCTGTTTGACCTGGCTGCATTGGTTGACCTCATGTCTATTGGGACATTGCTGGCCTACTCCctggtggctgtgtgtgttctcattcTCAGGTATCTTAGATCAGATTCTGAACATACTTCTACACTCAAAATGTTGGATATGTGAAATAActggcttgtgtgtgtttttctgcgtAGATACCAGCCAGGAATGCTTAGCTCCACCAGTCAgagtgaaaaactggtggagctGGTGGGAGGTGAGAAGGTGGCAGTGTCTGGAGACAGTGGAGATGAATACGGTCTTGACTCAGATGATCGCCTCCCCAGAGAGAAGTTCTCCTTCAAGCTGCTCTTGGTTCCTTCCAGGGACAGCCCGACCAAAATATCTGGAGCAATCGTCTATGCTGTAACTGCGATTATCTGTAAGCATGTTTTGCTTTGTGTAATCAGTGTAGGGCTGCATTATAGAGCTAAATCATCAATTATTtggcttttttatatataaaatgaattgtATAACATTTATTAGTACCTTTGAATCACTGCTTCTTAGTCACGTTATTGAGTGTCAGCTATGTTACTCCAATTTGCCTGTTaataagtggatggatggaaggatgaagggtttggatggatggaatgattgGTTTAaaaagatgaatggatggatgggtgaatacAGGAATTAGATTGATGGAGGGAAGTAAGAGAGGTTGAATTAATGGAGGGATTACATGGGAGGTGGAGATGCATGAATGGACAaatagatacacagatagagaggatggatggatggatggatggatggatagacacaCAGAAATCCTGGTCTTGATTATTTGTGCAGCtcaggttcagtgtgtgtttaatatgatatctgaatataaacaaaggttttattgAATTAGTATGAATTCACTGCTCTCCTCAGCCGTGCTGATCACCGTGCTGTGTACCGTGTTGGCCGTGTGGCTGGACGAACTGATGGAAGGCGATCTGGCGTTAGTGACCGTGTGTGCCATTCTCACATCGCTCTGCTTCTTCTGCGTCATCATCATCTGGAGGCAGCCAGAGAGCAAAGAAGCTCTCACCTTCAAGGTATTCGTGAGATGAATAATTCTTCATGTCTCTATGAAGGTCATTTTCCGTCACGGTGCTAATCCTGATGTTTCTTCTCCTGCAGGTGCCTCTTCTGCCTTGGCTGCCtctgtttagtgtttttgtCAATATCTACCTCATGATGCAACTGGACCTGGCCACGTGGTGCCGCTTTGCAGTTTGGATGGCTGTTGGTGAGCACACATATTATGGTTTTACATTTTCCCTCACTTCCAGCTACACTATCTATGTCATTGATTTCCTTATTTCAATGGTTTTGATTCCTTTTGCTTGCAGTCCCTTCCCTCTGGGGGGTTGTGAGcccaaatggttaaggctcttggttgtaGGTAGACCCTTCGCTTGTGTAATCCACTACTTCTGTAATCACCATTACATTGCCACCCCTGCTATAAAACAGAGAAGAACAAGGCATTGGTGACTATATTTGTCTGATCTGCACACACATCCCACTCTATTGTTTGTTCGGCTCGGTCCACTTTCCTCACAGCCTTTCAGCTCATAACAAAAATATGTTTcggagaaagagaaaagcatttagtgtatttgatatatacacaccgatcaggcataacattatgacctaatattgtcttggtcccccttttgctgccaaaacagccctgacccgtcctgcactgtgtattctgagccctttctatcagaaccagcattaacttcttcagcaatttgagcaacagtagctcgtctgttggatcggatcacacgggccagccttctctccccacgtgcattaatgagccttgaccacccctgaccctgtcaccggttctccattgttccttccttggactacttttgatagatactgaccgctgcagaccgggaacaccccacaagatctgcagttttggagatgctctgatccagtggtctagccatcacaatttggcccttttggacaaactcgctcaaatccttacgcttttccatttttcctgcttctaacatcaactttgaggacaaaatgttcacttgctgcctaatatatcccacccactaacaggtgccatgatgaggagatcatcagtcttattcacgtcacctctcagtggtcataatgttatggctgatcggtgtatacacacatatgagGAACTACAAAGCTTCCTTaagtctttctttcattttccagATGTCATGAAACTgtcatgaaaatattttatctgGAAAATTTTATACTTGACAACTATTTACTATGCTTTAAAGGTTTCAGCAGTATGAAAAACCATTACTTCATATACTACACTGAGTACATACTTAACCCCTTATGTTAATAACGTTACACTAGCTAAATACGAGAGTATATCAGAGTACTGCCAGTTAGGTGTTAAAGAAGCATTTAAAGTGGTATAGAATTAGTAGGAAATTTAGTAATGTGTTATATAAAAGTTATCTGATTGTTTTTCCTGGAAGGGGCGTGTCCAGGTGCAGGTTTTTGCTCTGAttaagcagaagccacacctgttCTAGTGAAAGTCGAGAGCAACTGATTAATCAGGTGTGATCAGAGCGAAACCCTGCACTTACACTGGACCTCTGATAAGTTTAGACACCCCTAACATTACACCTCTAACATTACACCAAGAAATAGCTTAGTTTTACAATTTTAATCACTCTTCTATCTAATACTTGGCTCTGAGTAATCTTCCAGGTATTCTGGGCACAGTGAAAACGTACACATGTACAGTGTAGGTGTGGTTCAGTATGAGTGGTATGTTTGGTATGAGGATAATCTTTAATTTGCATTAAGCCATTGGGCAAACACTCTATGAAAATGTGCAAACAGTGGAAGGTACAGCAACACAAACACCTGTCGGGGGGAGCAACGTGTCAACTGAACCTCGTCCAAGAACGTCGTGGTTGTTAATAGTTGCTAGTTCTGTCATTTCCATGGACGATAGACATCATTTGTTAAGGCTACCAAGTTTATAACCATTTTAGCGCACCAGACAGATGTTATCACCATGGCAACGCTAACACTTCTCTTAGTCGTGCATCGTGAATGTTTACACTAATGCTCTGGCTCGTTCGTTTATCCCCCCCATCTCCTGATGTTTTCCCTTGCAGGATTCATGATCTACTTCTTCTACGGGATCCGGAACA from Hemibagrus wyckioides isolate EC202008001 linkage group LG18, SWU_Hwy_1.0, whole genome shotgun sequence harbors:
- the slc7a3a gene encoding cationic amino acid transporter 3a translates to MVDKLASVGRMLLRRRALDCSSEETRFARCLSTLDLVALGVGSTLGAGVYVLAGEVAREKAGPAIVLCFLVAALSSMLAGLCYAEFGARVPKTGSAYLYSYVTVGEIWAFITGWNLILSYVIGTASVARAWSSTFDNLIEQRISSFFRSVMAMKVPGNVLAEYPDLFALILILLLTGLLAFGVSESALVNKIFTGINLVVLSFVMISGFVKGNTANWNLTQDYYTNDTINTTMQDVEKHFGSGGFAPFGFRGILAGAATCFYAFVGFDCIATTSEEAKNPMRSIPVGIVVSLLICFFAYFGVSAALTLMMPYYKLNTQSPLPEAFSYVGWAPARYIVAVGSLCALSTSLLGSMFPMPRVIYAMAEDGLLFRSLSSMNNRTKTPLLATVVSGLVAALMAFLFDLAALVDLMSIGTLLAYSLVAVCVLILRYQPGMLSSTSQSEKLVELVGGEKVAVSGDSGDEYGLDSDDRLPREKFSFKLLLVPSRDSPTKISGAIVYAVTAIISVLITVLCTVLAVWLDELMEGDLALVTVCAILTSLCFFCVIIIWRQPESKEALTFKVPLLPWLPLFSVFVNIYLMMQLDLATWCRFAVWMAVGFMIYFFYGIRNSSEALNSTQRKKNKKGPIYLGGDDSEAEGMSP